The sequence TCTGGCGGACAGAATTATCTGTTCCGCTGGCTTGCCATACTTAATTTCGCTGGTTGCAGTGCATCCAGCGCGTCGCAAACGCCTTACGCCTTCGTCAAGCACTGACTGGAGTACAAAACGTTGATTGTCTGGAATGTAAGACATTGCCTCCACGATCAGCATGCTTTCGGTCGGGTCTATGATCGCAAGGAGATGAACGGTCGCCCCGCAAGCTGATGCCAACGTTTCGGCTTGGGCCAGAGCTTCGCGACCATCGGGTGAGCCGTCGAAGGCCAGGAGCAATTTTTGAAACATGGCGCAATCTCCCTGGTTGGTACGCTGCTCGGCTAGTGCATTGACTGCCAAGGTCTGAGGCGCCGCCTGCAC is a genomic window of Bradyrhizobium sp. CB1717 containing:
- a CDS encoding universal stress protein yields the protein MFQKLLLAFDGSPDGREALAQAETLASACGATVHLLAIIDPTESMLIVEAMSYIPDNQRFVLQSVLDEGVRRLRRAGCTATSEIKYGKPAEQIILSAREMNANLIVVGHRDQGTLARWLNGSVGESILHQPPCSVLIAVKPEQPAINVTPIRQLKARGKG